A window of the Labrus mixtus chromosome 8, fLabMix1.1, whole genome shotgun sequence genome harbors these coding sequences:
- the LOC132978523 gene encoding nuclear receptor subfamily 2 group F member 6-like gives MAMVSGGWGDPNGGTNGLGDKSYLRGEEEDGSPQAGGSDMEAGDDDKACVVDCVVCGDKSSGKHYGVFTCEGCKSFFKRSVRRNLSYTCRSNRECQIDQHHRNQCQYCRLKKCFRVGMRKEGICLAMGIDNICELAARLLFSTVEWARNIPYFPELPVSDQVALLRLSWSELFILNAAQSALPLHMAPLLAAAGFHSSPMSAERVVSFMDQVRVFQDQVDKLTRLQVDSAEYSCLKAIALFSPDACGLTDPVHVESLQEKAQVALTEYERMQYPSQPQRFGRLLLRLPALRAVPASLISQLFFMRLVGKTPIETLIRDMQLSGSSISWPYVPGQ, from the exons ATGGCCATGGTGAGTGGGGGCTGGGGAGATCCCAATGGGGGCACGAACGGGTTGGGGGACAAGAGCTACCTTCggggcgaggaggaggacggtTCCCCTCAGGCGGGAGGGAGCGACATGGAGGCCGGAGACGACGACAAGGCCTGCGTGGTGGACTGCGTGGTCTGCGGGGACAAGTCCAGCGGGAAACACTACGGCGTGTTCACCTGCGAGGGCTGCAAGAGCTTCTTCAAGAGGAGCGTCAGACGAAACCTCAGCTACACGTGCAG GTCAAACAGAGAGTGTCAGATCGACCAGCACCACAGGAACCAGTGCCAGTACTGTCGACTAAAGAAGTGTTTCCGTGTTGGCATGCGCAAAGAAGGTATCTGTCT CGCCATGGGGATAGATAACATCTGTGAACTGGCTGCCCGGCTGCTTTTCAGCACTGTGGAGTGGGCCAGAAACATCCCGTATTTCCCCGAGCTTCCTGTTTCAGACCAG GTGGCCCTGCTGAGGCTGAGCTGGAGTGAGCTCTTCATCCTCAACGCAGCCCAGTCGGCTTTGCCGCTCCACATGGCTCCCCTGTTGGCGGCGGCCGGCTTTCACTCCTCGCCCATGTCTGCAGAGCGAGTGGTTTCCTTTATGGACCAGGTGAGGGTGTTCCAGGATCAGGTGGACAAGCTTACCCGTCTGCAGGTGGACTCAGCTGAGTACAGCTGTCTCAAGGCCATCGCACTGTTCTCACCGG ACGCCTGCGGTCTAACAGACCCGGTCCACGTGGAGTCTCTGCAGGAGAAGGCTCAGGTGGCTCTGACAGAGTATGAGAGGATGCAATACCCGAGTCAGCCTCAGCGCTTCGGACGCCTGCTCCTGCGCCTCCCTGCCCTGCGCGCCGTCCCCGCCAGCCTCATCTCGCAGCTCTTCTTCATGCGCCTGGTAGGAAAGACCCCCATCGAGACGCTGATCCGCGACATGCAGCTCTCCGGAAGCTCCATCAGCTGGCCGTATGTCCCGGGACAGTAG
- the LOC132978948 gene encoding LOW QUALITY PROTEIN: uncharacterized protein LOC132978948 (The sequence of the model RefSeq protein was modified relative to this genomic sequence to represent the inferred CDS: substituted 1 base at 1 genomic stop codon) gives MKSWSRKLRSQEPDKEAGSSSSKRNSICDPPVPIWVTHTPTPDNITDDDDDDEAISTGRTSSSPPHAEKDKKGSMKDRLKSLLPLSWGGFSHKQPGKSDSLNDSEGSTKGIQILPNGTRVSPPVSPLLERRNWAESLGSSSQNSHKPLLRESPSDDLFNQGLREESLLTSIHPAEYYAEKLEVYNQKYSYLKSWPGLLRLLAGLQLLFGGMVFACIISYVHKDSEWSNTYGHYNGAYNNGLGLSGYTYTGPMTPFILAVAGLSWIITLIILVMGMTMYYRTILLDAPWWPLTEAFVNVALFLLYMAAGIVYLNDLNRGGLCYMTIGINPILANLCRVDGGQMAGTAFIFINMAMYLGSFVVCLKMWRHEAARREMEYYEKQEDFHQAIPLTLQKPKRISFKDEMNNSLSKDIINQSVVNPEVQKNPVSLNRATASEYTPKVHILADYIIKYPEIRCVEDRENYKAVFNDQYQEYKDLHRDISTALSKFSELDTMMEKLLRDGKCQESQPRIQGLLKTFQQKKSDPAFLEKKERCDYLKAKLSHLKNRIRTFDQETMRNNXRGIFPQYYDSPPMYSPPYSTNSQSFYPPRSVQSPQSQYVPYSYNVPQDSYYPEERPQLFYRWFSPPGFVKTFQGATVLMCFLIFACVASTLVWDMNGFGYGGYSAGGSAAAAGTGYGYYGGSYGYSSSYMTPQSAKAAMISMAAINFLVSLGFLVGSFSRSRIMRGCSFYLTVFICDIILAVLQGIIDIIFVIGVNPMSQSSQSMLYNPMLMMCQNIQGSPSLSGSVGAGFPGGFPMYNQYLHHYCYMDPEETVALVFGLIVVLALALSAYYAYKTRSKIWRHGKANILWDEPRGRSSEGQDVQDWVNHVGDSRSTQQAPTVVVSERATAPELRAENSMVSYGNGTVSIHSEGNCKSNIFSADNSNGRAPEPLYQNSRVTVCSSSSSEQTDSIRKPPLHHHHHHHVKKEQREDSQPRPAAQEVLESQYETGYTTGDTGNELDRDHTDHLYRLYPVITSDEQRQQYKKEFESDLSCYKSLCAQMDDISDQMHKLSRELDTVDDSSMKYQGVADEYNRFKDMKRTPDYQAKKKHCKELRQKLFHIKRLVKIYDQGLC, from the exons ATGAAAAGCTGGAGCAGGAAACTCAGGAGTCAAGAGCCTGACAAAGAGGCCGGGTCCTCCTCTAGCAAGAGGAATTCCATTTGTGATCCACCAGTGCCTATATGGGtgactcacacacccacaccagATAATATCACAgatgatgacgacgacgatgaaGCTATCTCTACGGGCCGCACATCCAGCTCGCCTCCTCATGCAGAGAAGGACAAAAAAGGGAGTATGAAGGACAGACTGAAgtcccttctccctctctcatggGGGGGCttttcacacaaacagccaGGGAAAAGTGACAGTTTAAATGACTCTGAGGGCAGCACCAAAGGGATCCAGATCCTTCCTAATGGAACCAGGGTTAGCCCTCCTGTAAGCCCCCTGCTGGAGCGCAGAAACTGGGCTGAATCACTTGGCAGCTCCAGCCAGAACTCCCATAAGCCTTTGCTAAGGGAAAGCCCCTCTGATGATCTGTTCAATCAGGGCCTCAGAGAGGAATCCCTTTTAACCAGTATCCACCCTGCAGAGTACTATGCTGAAAAACTGGAAGTCTACAACCAAAAGTACTCTTATTTAAAGTCCTGGCCAGGGCTGCTCAGACTTCTTGCAGGACTTCAGCTCTTATTCGGGGGAATGGTGTTCGCCTGCATCATCTCCTACGTTCATAAAGATAGTGAGTGGTCTAACACATATGGACACTATAATGGTGCTTATAACAATGGGCTGGGCCTGTCCGGGTACACTTACACAGGCCCTATGACTCCTTTTATACTGGCAGTAGCTGGACTCTCCTGGATTATCACCCTAATTATTTTAGTGATGGGAATGACGATGTATTATCGCACCATCCTCCTCGACGCCCCCTGGTGGCCGCTGACAGAGGCTTTCGTCAACGTGGCCCTGTTCCTGCTCTACATGGCAGCAGGGATTGTCTACCTGAACGACTTGAATCGCGGTGGGCTGTGCTACATGACAATAGGCATTAACCCTATACTAGCCAATCTGTGTAGGGTCGACGGTGGCCAGATGGCAGGGACTGCTTTCATCTTCATCAACATGGCAATGTATCTTGGAAGCTTCGTGGTGTGTTTGAAGATGTGGAGGCACGAGGCTGCACGCAGGGAGATGGAGTACTACGAAAAACAG GAGGATTTCCACCAGGCCATTCCGCTtacccttcagaaaccaaagcGCATATCATTCAAGGATGAAATGAATAATTCTCTGAGTAAAGATATTATCAACCAATCTGTGGTCAACCCAGAGGTCCAAAAGAACCCTGTCAGTCTGAACAGGGCCACAGCGTCTGAATACACGCCCAAAGTCCACATCCTCGCAGACTACATCAT AAAATATCCAGAGATCAGATGTGTGGAGGACAGGGAAAATTACAAAGCTGTGTTCAATGACCAGTACCAGGAATACAAGGACCTCCACAGAGACATCAGCACCGCCCTCAGTAAGTTCAGTGAGCTGGACACCATGATGGAAAAACTCCTCAGAGATGGAAAATGCCAAGAG AGTCAGCCAAGGATTCAAGGCCTTCTGAAGACCtttcagcagaagaagagt gatCCTGCCTTTCTGGAGAAGAAGGAGCGCTGTGACTATCTGAAAGCAAAATTAAGCCACTTAAAAAACAGAATCCGCACTTTTGACCAGGAAACCATGAGAAATAATTGAAGAGGAATATTT CCTCAGTACTATGATTCCCCCCCTATGTACAGCCCGCCTTACAGCACCAACTCCCAGAGCTTCTACCCTCCAAGGAGTGTACAATCCCCCCAGAGCCAGTATGTCCCCTACTCGTATAATGTCCCTCAAGACTCCTACTATCCAGAGGAGAGGCCTCAACTCTTCTACCGCTGGTTTTCTCCTCCTGGATTTGTTAAAACCTTTCAGGGAGCTACAGTTCTCATGTGTTTCCTCATCTTCGCCTGCGTGGCTTCAACCTTGGTGTGGGACATGAATGGTTTCGGGTACGGGGGTTACAGTGCTGGGggttcagctgctgctgcagggactgGGTATGGATATTATGGAGGCAGCTATGGTTATAGTAGCTCCTACATGACGCCACAGTCTGCAAAGGCGGCCATGATTTCCATGGCGGCAAttaacttcctggtttctctGGGGTTCCTGGTGGGGAGTTTCTCTCGGTCACGGATCATGAGGGGATGCAGCTTCTACCTCACTGTGTTCATCTGTGACATCATCTTGGCTGTCCTGCAG GGCATCATCGACATCATCTTTGTGATCGGGGTGAACCCGATGTCTCAGAGCTCTCAGAGTATGCTCTATAACCCCATGCTGATGATGTGCCAGAATATCCAGGGCAGCCCCAGCCTCAGCGGCAGCGTGGGGGCCGGTTTCCCGGGGGGGTTCCCCATGTACAATCAATACCTGCACCACTACTGCTACATGGACCCCGAGGAG ACGGTGGCGTTAGTGTTTGGTCTGATTGTGGTGTTGGCCCTGGCTCTGTCCGCTTACTACGCCTACAAGACCCGCAGCAAGATTTGGAGACACGGCAAAGCTAATATCTTATGGGACGAGCCTCGGGGCCGGTCGTCTGAGGGGCAAGATGTGCAGGACTGG GTGAACCATGTTGGAGATTCACGCAGCACCCAGCAGGCACCAACTGTTGTCGTATCGGAGAGAGCGACAGCACCTGAGCTGAGGGCAGAGAACAGCATGGTCTCCTACGGCAACGGGACAGTCAGCATCCACAGTGAGGGGAATTGTAAAAGCAACAT TTTCTCTGCAGACAACAGTAATGGTCGGGCTCCTGAGCCTCTGTACCAGAACAGCAGGGTGACGGTTTGCTCCAGCAGCTCCTCAGAGCAGACCGACAGCATCAGAaaacctcctcttcatcatcatcatcatcatcatgtgaaGAAGGAACAGAGGGAGGATTCACAACCCAGACCCGCGGCCCAGGAGGTGTTGGAGTCCCAGTATGAGACTGGCTACACCACCGGAGACACTGGGAATGAGTTGGACCGGGACCATACTGATCACCTGTACAG GCTGTATCCAGTTATAACTTCAGATGAGCAGCGCCAGCAGTACAAGAAGGAGTTTGAGTCAGATCTGAGCTGCTATAAGAGCCTCTGCGCCCAAATGGATGACATCAGCGACCAGATGCACAAGCTGAGCCGAGAGCTGGACACAGTGGACGACAGCTCCATGAAGTACCAG GGTGTGGCAGATGAGTATAACCGGTTCAAAGACATGAAAAGG ACGCCTGACTATCAAGCTAAGAAGAAGCATTGCAAAGAACTTCGCCAAAAACTTTTCCACATCAAACGTCTGGTCAAAATCTACGACCAAGGTCTTTGTTAG